One Pseudomonadota bacterium genomic window, CGATTCGCAGACGAATGCCAGGTGAACTCTCCCGCAGCGGCGCCAGAACCGTAGGAAGGATTCCCACTGCCACGAGATCGCTTGCGGTTATCGCCACTTCTCCTGAGACGTCTTGTGAATGGCCTTCCGCCGCCATTGAGATCAGCGTTGCCGCGTCGCCCATCGCACGGACGTGATCGAAGAGATCCCGACCGGCTTCGGTCAATCGTGGCCCCCTTGTGCTGCGAGTAACAAGCGCGACGCCAAGCGCACGCTCCAACTCCTCGACCTGTCGACCCACGGTCGGCTGAGTAGTCTTGAGCGCCCGCGCCGCCGCGCTAAACGACCCCTCCTCTACGGTCGCGAGAAACGCACGCACTTGGTTCCAGTCAAACGAGACAGTCGCCCAGTTCATGGATCTGTGTATAGCAAATGTGCGATTTTTGGCAATTGTTAATTCATTCTTGCATAGCTAGCCTGTCGTATGTCCGATGCGCATGAGGTCAGCTGTGGGATTCGTCACTCGCCGTGAATGGGCGTTCATCGCAGCGGTGGTGATCTACTCGGCAGTGCCCACCTTCGGCGGGCTCTTCCGAGTGGCCGAGCTGTTAGGCGCGGAGGCGACCCTTCCTGAAAACCCGCGCGCCACGGCGCTCCCACTCCCCATCGCTCTGCACATTGTGGTTAGCTTTGTGTACTGCCTCTTGGGCGCGCTGCAGTTCGTGCCGAGTGTCCGGCGCAAGCACATCAACCTGCATCGAGCCGCGGGTCGCATCGTGGTCGTCTCAGGATGCGTGAGCGCCCTGACCGGACTCTGGATGACCCACTACTTCACGTTCCCCAAAGAGCTCCAGGGGGCGGCGCTCTATTGGACTCGGATCGTTCTGAGCCT contains:
- a CDS encoding LysR family transcriptional regulator, which produces MNWATVSFDWNQVRAFLATVEEGSFSAAARALKTTQPTVGRQVEELERALGVALVTRSTRGPRLTEAGRDLFDHVRAMGDAATLISMAAEGHSQDVSGEVAITASDLVAVGILPTVLAPLRESSPGIRLRI
- a CDS encoding DUF2306 domain-containing protein translates to MRSAVGFVTRREWAFIAAVVIYSAVPTFGGLFRVAELLGAEATLPENPRATALPLPIALHIVVSFVYCLLGALQFVPSVRRKHINLHRAAGRIVVVSGCVSALTGLWMTHYFTFPKELQGAALYWTRIVLSLSMIGLIVRAVLAARSRNIRRHSADMVRAYAIGQGASTQAFLGIGWLLVAGVEATGMSRDVIMIGAWGVNLLVAELLITRRLHVRSLRAAQRAPEPQLPVRSAGRGAP